The genome window CTTGAGATTGGGGAGATATTTGGTTTACAATTTCTGATTTTATTTTTCCTTTATCGTCTTTATAAAATCTAATTCTCAGAGAAGTATTACCAACAGAAGCCAAGTTTATATTTCCTAAATTTACAATCTGTTTTTCAACAGGTTTTATAGGTATGATTAGGTTTAAGTTTTCAACATCTTCCGGTGAGTTGTATTTAATTGTCTGGGTACCTTGAGAAAATCCATCTTTGTTTACTGATATTACTATTTTCCCCCCATCTTTTGAGATGGGAACACTAATCCCAAAATAACCGTTGTTTTCAACGGAGTTCGATTTACCAATTTCTTTTCCGTTATTATCAATTGATACTGCAGTAATTAGGGCGGGTATAGTATCTCCTACAGCTTGGGTATCAATCCCTCCACTATCAATAGAGCCGTTAATTACTGCCTGGGTGATAGAGCTTTCCTGGGATGGTGTTTCTGTACTTGGATTACTGATAGTTGTTCCTCCATCTGAATTGTTAAAACAGGAGGAAACAAAAATGGTTGCAGTTAAAATACCTGCAGATAGAGAATACCGAAGAATATGCTTTCGCATAATGAAACCCTCCCTCTTGTTTAGTTAGAGATTAACTACGTTTATTTTTAAATATATTTTTTGTAGTTATAATTCTTTATATATACAAAGATAATTATATACAAAAAATGAAGCAAGATGTTTAATATTTTTAGTGAAATTATCCAGATATTTAAAGAATAATACCTTTTATTGTATGGATAAAACCGTTATAACAGACTATATTTGCCGTTTCAATTTTGTTGTTCTGGATTTTTGCTGTTACATAACAGGCATGGTCAATAAGAAATTCATAATCTTCTCTTATATGGCATTCTACATTAATGGAAATCTTTTTGCCATTTAGGGTAGTAAGTTCTTTTATATCAAGCATTTCTTTTAGTGTTATAGGCTCTTCTACTATGTGGTTTTCCAGTATTTCTTTTGCAAGCTTTTCATCTTTGAGAGCTTTTTCAATGGTTTTCAGAGTTTCTGGAGATATATAATCAATGGTATTTTCTACAGGAACAAATATTGTTAAAGCTCCTTCTCTTAGATAGTCCTGATATCCGGCGATATGAATAAGTTGAAAGAAATGGGGATATGCAAGTCCCTCAACAAGTCTATCGTATATGTTAGGCAAATTTTCTGCTGGTGGTTTCCATTTTTTCATAATATTACCTCTGGGTTAGTATTTACTAACAGAATATAGTAATTTTTAGATATTATCAAGTTTTCCTTCACGTGCGAAGGAATAAAAATCTTTTTTTCCGACAATTATATGGTCTAATAGTTCAAAGCCGATTTCAAGGGATAAACGGCTGATAAGGTTTGTAAATTCTATATCTTCCTTTGAGGGATATGGAGAACCTTCAGGGTGATTATGCACAAGAATTATTCCATAAGCATTATATTTAAAGGCTGGCTGGAAAATATCCCGGGGTCTGACAGATACAACATTTATTGAGCCTATAGCAACAACCTCTTCCCCAAGAAGCTGGTTCATTGTGTTTGTGTATAAAACAAGCATCTGTTCTTTTTTTTCTTTAGATAGCCATTTTACGTGGGAATATACATCTTCAGGAGTGGAAAATATAGTGTTTTCCTCTTGATGTTCTATTCTTTTTATAATTTCAAATATTGATAGGATTTGGAGTGCTTTTACTTTGCCTATACCTTTTATTTCTGTAAGCTGCTCAAGGGTTATATTTTTCATTGAGGATAAACCTTTAAATTTTTTTAAGAGCAGGTCTGCAAGTCCAAGAACATTGAGTTCCTTGGTTCCCTGTCCCAATGAAAGTGCCAGCAGTTCTGCATCGGATAACGATGATAGTCCATATTTAAGTGCCTTTTCCCGTGGCATTAGCTCTTCTGGAAGGTCTTTTATTCGTTTTTTGTGTATATATTTTTCAAACTTCATTCTCTCCCCCAAATTTTTGATATAAATTTTATATAAAAAAATATCATTATGGAGAGAAAGATGAAGAAAATATTTATGGTTGTGGCTTTAGTACTTGGAGTTTTGGGATTTTCTTTTGCAAAAGAAAATCCTGTTGTTGTTATTAAGACCAATATGGGAGATATTTATGTGGAACTTTATCCTGATAAAGCTCCTTTAACAGTTAAAAATTTTCTTACTTATGTGAAAGAAGGTTTTTATAATGGATTGATTTTCCACAGGGTTGTGAAAGGGTTTGTTATTCAGGGAGGAGGATTTGATAAGGATTTAAATTATAAAAAACCAACCCATCCCCCTGTTAAAAATGAGTCAAATAATGGTCTATCTAATGTTAGAGGAACTATAGCTATGGCAAGAACTTCTGACCCTCATAGTGCAAATACCCAGTTTTTTATAAATCTTGCTGATAACACATATCTTGATTATGGTAAAAATCCTCAGAAATGGGGATATACAGTTTTTGGAAAAGTTATAAAAGGAATGGATGTTGTTGATGAAATTGCTGAAGTCCCTGTGATGAATGTTGGCTGGATGATGAATGTTCCTGTTAAACCGGTTATTATAGAAAAAATTGAGATAGTAAAACCTGCTAAGAAGTAGGGTTTCCATACCCCCCGCCACCGGGGGTTTCTATTCTGATTATATTTCCGGTCTTTAGTTTTTCTGAAAATTTAGATGGTTTTATCTCTTTTTTGCCATTTTTTATGACTATATTTTTGCCTGTTTCTCCAGCTTCTCCTCCAAATAAACCGTAAGGGGCTATTTTTCTTCTTTCTGATATGACTGTCACCTGTGCATCTGCAAGGAGTTTTATTTCTCTGATAATTCCATTCCCTCCTTTGTGAAAACCATTTCCACCTGAGTTTTTTCTTATGGAATATCTGACAATCTGAAATGGATATTCAAACTCCAGAGCTTCAACAGGAGTGTTAAGGGTGTTTGTCATGTGGGATTGGATGGCACTTTCTCCGTCTGTTTTGACAGAAGCACCCATTCCACCGCCGATGGTTTCGTAATATGTAAAAGGTTGATTTGTTTCAGGATTTATTCCACCAATGGTTATGTTGTTCATTGTTCCCTGACTTGCTGCAGGTATTTCCTCTGGAATTGCTTTTGATAAAGCACCTAAAACCACATCAACAATTCTTTGTGAGGTTTCAACATTGCCAGCAGATACAGCTGCAGGATGGTTGCAATCAACAATTGTGCCTTTTTTGGTAATTATTTTTACTGGCCTGAAACAGCCAGCATTTGTAGGAACATCAGAAGAGAGCAGAGACCTGAAAACATAATAAACAGCAGACATAGTTATTGCTTTTACTGCGTTTATACTGCCTTCTGTTTGTGGGTCTGATTTTGTAAAATCAACTATAGCCTCATCATTTTTTATAGATATTTCTACTGCTATTTTTATCTCTGTGTTTCCAAGTCCGTCGTCTTCCATGTAGTCTTCATAAGAATAAACTCCATCGGGAATTTCTTTTATTTTGTTTCTCATTATTTTTTCTGAGTAATCAAGAAGAGCATTCATATACAGATTTACAGTTTTTAAAGAGTATTTTTGGACAAGCTCTTTTAATCTTTTAATCCCTGTTATATTTGCCATTATTTGTGCATTAAAATCCCCTTCCCGTTCTTCTGGAGTTCTAACGTTGTTTTTAATCAGAGCAAAAATTTCCTTGTCAATATGTCCTTTTTTTACCAGTTTCACAGGTGGAATAATAAATCCTTCCTGAAATATTGAGTTTGAGATTGGCATTGAACCGGGAGAAGCACCTCCTATATCTGAATGATGAGCACGGTTTGCAACAAAAAACTGGAGCTTTCCGTCTATAAAAACAGGGGCAATCAGTGTTATATCAGGCAGATGTGTTCCTCCTTTGTATGGGTCGTTTAGAACGACCATATCTCCTTCTTCAAAGGAAATAGATTTTATTGTTTCCAAAACAGACATAGGCATTGAGCCCAGATGAACAGGAATATGTGCAGCCTGGGCTATTAGCTCTCCTTTGTTGTTGAAAATTGCACAGGAAAAATCCCTTCTCTCTTTTATATTTGGGGAGTAAGAGGTTCTCTGGAGGATAACCCCCATTTCTTCTGCAATTGCTGAGGTTCTATTTTTGAAAACTTCCAGCAGTATCGGGTCTATCATAGTTATTCTCCGTAGATTATTGAATGGAGCCAGCTTTTTACCATATTTGCTAAATCAGATAAATCTGAGCCGTAAAAAATGATTTCAAAAATCAGTGTATAAAGGAAAACAGACAGCATGCTGAAAAATACAAGTGTCTGGATAAACATTCCTGTATGGTAGTTTCTTTTTAAAACGGCATCAGAAGGATTAAAGGGATTATAGTAAACCTTGACTTTACTTCCTTCTGGAAATTTTTCCACCAGTTTTCTTATTGTTTCATAATCAGATGCCATTTCTGTAAGGAAAATTCTGTTAGATATATACTCTTTACCGTTTACCGTGTATTTATACTCTATATGGGGATAGTAGTAGTCATAGGCTATTGTCCTTTTGTCTTTCTGTATTTCGGACTTTATTATTATTCCTTCTGTTTTAGGCCATAGATATATCCTGATTAAACGATATAAAAGATAAAGTGTTATAACTCCTAAAACTGTTACCCAGAAGCCAAAAGGCAGAAATAAGAATTTTCTATCTTCCATTTATACCTCTATTATTATGTTGCCATATAAATCTATTATAGCCTTTGCAAAAGGCGGTACCACTGTTGTTGAAGAGTATTCAACTATTATTGCTGGACTATTGATTTCATTATTTGCAAGTAGTTTATCTCTATTTAAAATTGCTGTTTTATACTCCTTTCCATCAAAAATAACAGGTCTATGGTCTATTATAGCCTCCTGTGGTATTTGTTCTGTCCCTTCTATGATTTTTTCTATTTCTGGTTTTTCTTTGTAGCCTGTTGCCCTTAGTCTGATATTTACGATTTGAACCGGTTTATCTGGCATTTTATATCCGTAATTTTTTTCATATATATTGTGGAAATCCTCAATAAACTTTTCTGAAAATGGAACAAATATCTCAAAGGATTGTCCTTTGTATCTCATATCCAGGATTTTCTGGATTTTAATATTTTGCTGGTCTATCCCTTCCTGTTTTAAATCTGTTATAGCTTTTTCTTTTAGAGTTTCAAAAAGCTGGTTTAAATGATTAAAGCTATTTTCTCTGGCATCAAGTAAAACTGTCAGGGAATAGTCTTTAACAATATCGGACAAAAGCATTCCAAAGGCAGAAAAAATACCTGGATTTTTAGGAATTATTACCTTTGGTATACCTATGGATTTTGCTAAAAATGCAGCATGTAGTCCCCCTGCTCCTCCATAAACAAAAAGTGCAAAATCTTTTGGGTTATGACCTCTTTCAATAGATATTTTTCTTATGGCATTTTCCATTTTTGTGTTAGCTATTGTGAGCACTCCTTCTGCAAGCTTTTCAACAGGAATATTCCATTCCTGTGCGTATTTTTCAAAATATCTGTATGTTCTCCCATAGTCTAATTTGATTTTTCCCCCAAGGAAGTAGTCAGGGAGAAGACGACCTGTGATAAGATTTGCATCTGTTACAGTGATTTTCTCCCCTTTGCCGTAGCAGATTGGTCCCGGGTCAGCACCGGCACTTTCAGGACCTACATTTAAAGCTCCCCCTTCATCGAGATATGCAATAGAACCGCCACCAGCACCTACAGTATGAATATCAATAACAGGAACCTTTACAGGAAAGTCCGATATTGTTGCTTCTGTGGAAAATGGTATCTGACCGTCTATTAAAGCAACATCTGTTGATGTCCCTCCCATATCAAATGTGATTAGTCTGGTCTGTCCTATTATTTTCCCTATGTGGTATGCTCCTACTACACCACCGGCAGGTCCTGATAAAACTGTTCTAACAGGTTCCTTTTTTGCTACTTCCGGTGCGATTACGCCGCCGTTTGACTGGATTATTCTGAACTGGTCTTCCGGTAATAGATTTTCCTGTATATAGCTTATGTAGTAATCCATCTTTGGCATTACGTAAGAGTTAATAACTACTGTTGATGAGCGTTCATACTCCCTGAACTCTGGGATTAGTTCGTGAGAGACTGTTACATAAAAGCCGTTTTGAATAAGTCTTTCTTTGAGTATTTTTTCATGTTCCGGATTTAAAAATGAAAACAAAAATGAAACAGCTACAGACTGGATATTCTCCTGTTTTAGTTGCTGGATAATCTGGTCTATTTCATTTTCATCTATTTCCTGAATAATCTCACCTTTGCTGTTTACACGGCAATTGATACCATAGCAATGTTTTTGCTCAACAAGAGGCTCAGGTCTTCTGTAAAAAAGGTTGTAAAGCTCTTTTCTGTTTTGTCTGCCTATATAAATAATATCTTCAAAGCCTTTGTTTGTGATAAAAGCTGTTTTGGCTCCTTTTCTTTCAAGAACTGCATTTGTGGCAACGGTAGAACCGTGGGTTATATCTTTTTTCTGGTCGTGGCCTATATGCTTTATTCCTTTTAAAACAGCAATGGCAGGGTTTTCAGGGGTTGACAGGGTTTTGTAAATATGCCACTTTCCATCTTTTTTAAAGATAAAATCCGTAAAAGTTCCCCCTGTATCAACCCCTATGATTACCATTTACCTTTCCCAGTGAACCCTTATATATTTTGCTCCTTCAGGATACTGAAAGTTTAATTTGCCTTTGTATGCTTTATGGACAGCTTCTCCAATTCTTCTTGCCAGATGTTCATAAGTTGTTGTTATTGTTATTTTGTTTCCTTCATCGTTTATTTCTATAATTCTTTCAAGGGGTCTATATGCCATCTCTTCCTCTTCAACATTTTTTATACGATTTAGAATTTCATCTTTATGGGATGCAAGGAATTCACCTTCCAGGACAACAATCCCCCCTTCATATTTGTCTTCAATTCTTCTACATGCAGGACATATCATTTTTTCAGCATTGGCAGGAGGAGGCTCAATCCACTGGAAAATGCCATCGTGGAAAACTACTCCACACCTTTCGCATACAGAAGGGTCATGGTATTTTTCCTTTGTGAAGTATGGGTCGTGGATATACTCTTTCAGCAGTCTGTCCTTTCTGTTATTCATTTCAGGCCTCCTTAAAAAGCAGTTATTATCATTATTAAATATAGAATTGGGTTATAATTATAACAACAACTGGAGGTGAGCGGCATGAGTTTAAAGGTTTATAACACTCTTTCAGGACAGAAAGAGGAATTTGTTCCTATAAATCCTGGTGAGGTCAAGATATACACCTGTGGTGTTACCGTTTACGATGTTAACCATGTAGGACACGGAAGGAGTTTAATTGTTTTTGATATGATAAGAAGGTATCTCAGGTATCTGGGATATAACGTTAAATTTGTCAGGAATTTTACTGATGTTGATGACAAGATTATAAATAGGGCAAAAAATGAATGTCTGCCTTTTACAGTAATAGCAGACAGATATATCAAAGAGTATTTTCAGGATGCAGAGAATTTCAGAATAGAGCCTGCAGATGTTGAACCAAGGGTCACTACCCATATTCCAGATATCATAGATTTTATCCAGAAGCTTATAGATAAAGGCTATGCTTACGAAGTTGAAGGAGATGTTTATTTTTCTGTTAGAAAGTTTAAGGATTACGGAAAGTTATCCAAAAGAAGTGTTGATGAGCTTATAGCTGGTGCAAGGGTAGAGCCAGGAGAAAAGAAAAAAGACCCACTGGATTTTGCACTCTGGAAAGCCTCAAAAGCTGGAGAACCTGCATGGGATAGCCCATGGGGTAAAGGAAGACCCGGCTGGCATACAGAATGCTGTGCAATGATTTTTAAACATCTTGGAGAAACAATTGATATACACGGTGGGGGATTAGACCTGACATTCCCTCACCATGAGAATGAACTTGCTCAGGCAGAGGCTTTATCAGAAAAACCATTTGCAAGATACTGGATACATAACGGTCTGGTTACAGTTAACGGCCAGAAGATGTCTAAATCCCTTGGAAACTACATAACCCTTAAAGAGATTTATTCTAAATATGAACCGGATATTCTTAGACTGCTTGTTTTATCTGTTCATTACAGAAGTCCCCTTGATTTTTCATGGGAAAAGATGGAAGAAACCAAAAAGGCTTATGAAAGACTTAAAAATGCAATGGATGAGTATGAAATACTGGAAAGACTACCGGAAAATCCGGATTTTGAAGGCCATTTATACGACGCTATTGCAAAAGCTGA of Persephonella sp. IF05-L8 contains these proteins:
- a CDS encoding fasciclin domain-containing protein, giving the protein MKKWKPPAENLPNIYDRLVEGLAYPHFFQLIHIAGYQDYLREGALTIFVPVENTIDYISPETLKTIEKALKDEKLAKEILENHIVEEPITLKEMLDIKELTTLNGKKISINVECHIREDYEFLIDHACYVTAKIQNNKIETANIVCYNGFIHTIKGIIL
- the radC gene encoding DNA repair protein RadC yields the protein MKFEKYIHKKRIKDLPEELMPREKALKYGLSSLSDAELLALSLGQGTKELNVLGLADLLLKKFKGLSSMKNITLEQLTEIKGIGKVKALQILSIFEIIKRIEHQEENTIFSTPEDVYSHVKWLSKEKKEQMLVLYTNTMNQLLGEEVVAIGSINVVSVRPRDIFQPAFKYNAYGIILVHNHPEGSPYPSKEDIEFTNLISRLSLEIGFELLDHIIVGKKDFYSFAREGKLDNI
- a CDS encoding peptidylprolyl isomerase; this encodes MKKIFMVVALVLGVLGFSFAKENPVVVIKTNMGDIYVELYPDKAPLTVKNFLTYVKEGFYNGLIFHRVVKGFVIQGGGFDKDLNYKKPTHPPVKNESNNGLSNVRGTIAMARTSDPHSANTQFFINLADNTYLDYGKNPQKWGYTVFGKVIKGMDVVDEIAEVPVMNVGWMMNVPVKPVIIEKIEIVKPAKK
- a CDS encoding hydantoinase B/oxoprolinase family protein yields the protein MIDPILLEVFKNRTSAIAEEMGVILQRTSYSPNIKERRDFSCAIFNNKGELIAQAAHIPVHLGSMPMSVLETIKSISFEEGDMVVLNDPYKGGTHLPDITLIAPVFIDGKLQFFVANRAHHSDIGGASPGSMPISNSIFQEGFIIPPVKLVKKGHIDKEIFALIKNNVRTPEEREGDFNAQIMANITGIKRLKELVQKYSLKTVNLYMNALLDYSEKIMRNKIKEIPDGVYSYEDYMEDDGLGNTEIKIAVEISIKNDEAIVDFTKSDPQTEGSINAVKAITMSAVYYVFRSLLSSDVPTNAGCFRPVKIITKKGTIVDCNHPAAVSAGNVETSQRIVDVVLGALSKAIPEEIPAASQGTMNNITIGGINPETNQPFTYYETIGGGMGASVKTDGESAIQSHMTNTLNTPVEALEFEYPFQIVRYSIRKNSGGNGFHKGGNGIIREIKLLADAQVTVISERRKIAPYGLFGGEAGETGKNIVIKNGKKEIKPSKFSEKLKTGNIIRIETPGGGGYGNPTS
- a CDS encoding DUF3592 domain-containing protein, with amino-acid sequence MEDRKFLFLPFGFWVTVLGVITLYLLYRLIRIYLWPKTEGIIIKSEIQKDKRTIAYDYYYPHIEYKYTVNGKEYISNRIFLTEMASDYETIRKLVEKFPEGSKVKVYYNPFNPSDAVLKRNYHTGMFIQTLVFFSMLSVFLYTLIFEIIFYGSDLSDLANMVKSWLHSIIYGE
- a CDS encoding hydantoinase/oxoprolinase family protein; this translates as MVIIGVDTGGTFTDFIFKKDGKWHIYKTLSTPENPAIAVLKGIKHIGHDQKKDITHGSTVATNAVLERKGAKTAFITNKGFEDIIYIGRQNRKELYNLFYRRPEPLVEQKHCYGINCRVNSKGEIIQEIDENEIDQIIQQLKQENIQSVAVSFLFSFLNPEHEKILKERLIQNGFYVTVSHELIPEFREYERSSTVVINSYVMPKMDYYISYIQENLLPEDQFRIIQSNGGVIAPEVAKKEPVRTVLSGPAGGVVGAYHIGKIIGQTRLITFDMGGTSTDVALIDGQIPFSTEATISDFPVKVPVIDIHTVGAGGGSIAYLDEGGALNVGPESAGADPGPICYGKGEKITVTDANLITGRLLPDYFLGGKIKLDYGRTYRYFEKYAQEWNIPVEKLAEGVLTIANTKMENAIRKISIERGHNPKDFALFVYGGAGGLHAAFLAKSIGIPKVIIPKNPGIFSAFGMLLSDIVKDYSLTVLLDARENSFNHLNQLFETLKEKAITDLKQEGIDQQNIKIQKILDMRYKGQSFEIFVPFSEKFIEDFHNIYEKNYGYKMPDKPVQIVNIRLRATGYKEKPEIEKIIEGTEQIPQEAIIDHRPVIFDGKEYKTAILNRDKLLANNEINSPAIIVEYSSTTVVPPFAKAIIDLYGNIIIEV
- a CDS encoding BCAM0308 family protein; protein product: MNNRKDRLLKEYIHDPYFTKEKYHDPSVCERCGVVFHDGIFQWIEPPPANAEKMICPACRRIEDKYEGGIVVLEGEFLASHKDEILNRIKNVEEEEMAYRPLERIIEINDEGNKITITTTYEHLARRIGEAVHKAYKGKLNFQYPEGAKYIRVHWER
- the cysS gene encoding cysteine--tRNA ligase, translated to MSLKVYNTLSGQKEEFVPINPGEVKIYTCGVTVYDVNHVGHGRSLIVFDMIRRYLRYLGYNVKFVRNFTDVDDKIINRAKNECLPFTVIADRYIKEYFQDAENFRIEPADVEPRVTTHIPDIIDFIQKLIDKGYAYEVEGDVYFSVRKFKDYGKLSKRSVDELIAGARVEPGEKKKDPLDFALWKASKAGEPAWDSPWGKGRPGWHTECCAMIFKHLGETIDIHGGGLDLTFPHHENELAQAEALSEKPFARYWIHNGLVTVNGQKMSKSLGNYITLKEIYSKYEPDILRLLVLSVHYRSPLDFSWEKMEETKKAYERLKNAMDEYEILERLPENPDFEGHLYDAIAKAEQGFYAAMSDDFNTPEALAALFGLVREMNILKDRAVKESGISKKALASYKEAADVLHKIGKDIFGLFDSLQPCVEVEQAKIEKKEEAIDEELIETLLEVRNIARKQKNFEIADMIRDKLQQQGIIIEDTPVGTKWKKK